One segment of Desulfosudis oleivorans Hxd3 DNA contains the following:
- the acs gene encoding acetate--CoA ligase alpha subunit has protein sequence MNQLDAIFSPKSVAVLGASTTPGKVGHDLFENILRGRFNGTLYPVNPKADSILCVKAYPSLLEVPDAVDLAMIILPPKATLAAIHDCIEKKVKGVVIVSAGFREVGGEGKQIEESVAALCRKAGIRVVGPNCLGVINPNSKVRLNASFSRRMPSQGNISFISQSGALCTAVLDFASDMGVGFSKFISTGNKADVDELDLLTYLHKDPATDVIMMYIEELKRGGQEFVDAVRKITSCKNPTPILAIKSGRTGAGAAAASSHTGSIAGSEGVYDAIFAETGIIRVDSVNELFDYAGAFATKKFPMGKRIAIVTNAGGPGIVATDMTEVSGLELARFSPETIESLASHLPPTANIHNPVDVIGDADPERYQAALDAVIRDENTDSALVILTPQSMTNAIKVARVISKIARRTPKPVVCAFMGVIDVSEGVRHLQENHIPVYRFPENAAKAIAALYRSEQWVHRQYLAQFTFSHDKKRARQIFETCRQEGQTYLGELEGNEVLSCYGFSVLPTKLAETPEQAVAIAKEMGYPVVMKIVSPQIIHKSEADGVRVGLKTDKEVNAAFDEIVAGARAYNPKAHIRGVLVQKFSPAGQEVILGVNRYPGFGHLLMFGLGGIFVELFKDVVFRLAPIGRNNAVRMIKSIRSFPMLDGFRGKPKSDIAVLQKLLVCLSDMVMDNPEIVELDINPLIVHDQGKGATVADVRIIIDPPDTCKK, from the coding sequence ATGAACCAACTGGATGCCATTTTTTCCCCCAAGTCCGTGGCCGTGCTGGGGGCATCCACCACCCCGGGCAAGGTGGGGCACGATCTGTTTGAAAACATCCTGCGGGGCCGGTTCAACGGCACCCTTTACCCCGTCAATCCCAAAGCCGATTCCATTCTCTGCGTCAAGGCCTACCCCAGCCTGCTGGAGGTGCCGGACGCGGTGGACCTGGCCATGATCATCCTGCCGCCCAAAGCCACACTGGCCGCCATCCACGACTGCATCGAAAAAAAGGTAAAAGGCGTAGTGATCGTTTCCGCGGGTTTCCGTGAAGTGGGCGGGGAAGGCAAGCAGATCGAAGAGAGTGTGGCCGCCCTGTGCCGGAAGGCGGGCATCCGGGTGGTGGGGCCCAACTGCCTGGGTGTGATCAATCCCAACAGCAAGGTGCGGCTGAACGCCAGCTTTTCCCGCCGCATGCCGAGCCAGGGCAACATCTCTTTTATCTCCCAGAGCGGGGCGCTCTGCACCGCGGTGCTGGACTTTGCCTCGGACATGGGGGTGGGTTTTTCAAAATTCATCTCCACGGGCAACAAAGCAGACGTGGATGAACTGGACCTTCTGACCTACCTTCACAAGGACCCGGCCACCGATGTAATCATGATGTATATCGAGGAGCTCAAGCGTGGCGGCCAGGAGTTTGTCGACGCGGTGCGTAAAATCACTTCCTGCAAAAACCCCACCCCCATTCTGGCCATCAAGTCGGGCCGGACCGGGGCCGGGGCCGCGGCCGCCTCCTCCCACACCGGATCCATTGCCGGTTCCGAGGGTGTGTATGACGCCATCTTCGCTGAAACCGGCATCATCCGGGTCGATTCTGTCAATGAGCTCTTCGATTATGCCGGGGCCTTTGCCACCAAAAAATTTCCCATGGGCAAACGCATCGCCATTGTCACCAATGCCGGGGGTCCGGGCATTGTGGCCACGGACATGACCGAGGTCAGCGGCCTGGAACTGGCCCGGTTTTCTCCGGAAACCATTGAATCCCTGGCCAGCCACCTGCCGCCCACGGCCAATATTCACAACCCGGTGGACGTGATCGGCGACGCTGACCCGGAGCGATACCAGGCGGCCTTGGACGCGGTGATCCGGGACGAAAACACCGACAGTGCCCTGGTGATTCTGACCCCCCAGTCCATGACCAACGCCATCAAGGTGGCCCGGGTAATTTCAAAAATCGCCCGGCGTACCCCCAAGCCGGTGGTATGCGCCTTCATGGGCGTGATCGACGTATCCGAGGGGGTGCGCCACCTGCAGGAAAACCACATTCCGGTCTACCGGTTTCCGGAAAACGCGGCCAAGGCCATTGCCGCCCTTTACCGGTCCGAGCAGTGGGTTCATCGCCAGTACCTGGCCCAGTTTACCTTTTCGCACGACAAGAAACGGGCCAGACAGATCTTTGAGACCTGCCGACAAGAGGGCCAGACCTATCTCGGTGAACTGGAAGGCAACGAAGTGCTGTCCTGCTACGGCTTTTCCGTGCTGCCCACAAAACTGGCCGAAACCCCGGAACAGGCCGTGGCCATTGCAAAGGAGATGGGATATCCGGTGGTCATGAAAATTGTCTCGCCCCAGATCATTCACAAGTCTGAAGCCGACGGCGTCAGGGTCGGGCTGAAAACAGACAAAGAAGTGAACGCCGCCTTTGACGAAATCGTGGCCGGGGCCCGGGCCTACAACCCGAAGGCCCATATCCGCGGTGTACTGGTCCAGAAATTCTCGCCGGCCGGCCAGGAGGTGATCCTGGGCGTTAACCGCTATCCCGGGTTCGGCCACCTGCTCATGTTCGGCCTGGGCGGCATTTTTGTTGAGCTGTTCAAGGACGTGGTGTTCCGCCTGGCCCCCATCGGCCGGAACAACGCGGTGCGCATGATCAAAAGCATCCGGTCGTTTCCCATGCTCGACGGTTTTCGGGGAAAGCCCAAAAGCGACATTGCCGTGCTTCAGAAACTTCTGGTCTGCCTGTCCGACATGGTGATGGACAACCCGGAAATCGTGGAGCTGGACATCAACCCCCTGATCGTCCATGACCAGGGCAAGGGGGCCACAGTGGCCGATGTACGCATTATTATTGATCCACCGGATACATGCAAAAAATGA
- a CDS encoding B12-binding domain-containing radical SAM protein, with amino-acid sequence MKCLLINPFYPISETPSPPLGLAYLAAELERAGEEVLLVDFVVFPYSRAAIEETVKTFAPDFVGITAVTMTFDHAAEIVRDLRAVAPKLLIVMGGPHVSMCARETLDALPELDMVVVGEGDDTVVRIAEELAGDRRWETIDGIVYRDKTGICSTPVREYAVDVKALPLPARHLVPLGRYRALNMPVSMTTSRGCPFKCIFCVGRKMVGAKVRYRDPVSVVDEMEYLKSLSFSQVNIADDLFTASRPHCFGVCDEILRRGMNIQWSSFARVDLVSYDLLKKMREAGCVAVSFGVETANPEILKTIKKGITLEQVEAAVKACADAGVLPHVSFILGLPGETPDTIEETRTFGEKIKAMGASYGFHLLAPFPGTEIRDRAAELGIRILTDDWRDYHANKAIVETEKANAAMMDRVAGQWKDEFDEYLGDVKRKMDENIATEEEAWQLISLENTVINYDLMMKSSLETKGTWSVESAGADTDALLTDLAGRVCDDTDYGVARVTQALKWAMDKGSLACAVENGRVTWGWKDYL; translated from the coding sequence ATGAAATGCCTGTTGATCAATCCGTTTTATCCCATCTCCGAAACCCCATCTCCGCCCCTGGGCCTGGCCTACCTGGCAGCCGAGCTGGAGCGGGCCGGAGAGGAGGTGCTGCTTGTCGATTTTGTCGTGTTTCCCTACAGCCGGGCGGCAATCGAAGAGACCGTGAAAACCTTTGCCCCCGATTTTGTGGGCATTACCGCGGTCACCATGACCTTTGATCATGCCGCCGAAATCGTGCGGGACCTTCGGGCTGTCGCCCCCAAACTGCTCATCGTCATGGGCGGGCCCCATGTTTCCATGTGCGCCCGCGAGACCCTTGACGCCCTGCCCGAGCTGGACATGGTGGTGGTGGGTGAGGGCGATGACACCGTGGTACGCATCGCCGAAGAATTGGCCGGCGACCGGCGGTGGGAGACCATTGACGGCATCGTCTACAGGGATAAAACCGGCATTTGTTCCACGCCGGTGCGGGAATATGCCGTTGACGTAAAGGCCCTGCCCCTGCCGGCCCGTCACCTGGTGCCCCTGGGCCGGTACAGAGCCCTGAACATGCCGGTGAGCATGACCACCAGCCGGGGCTGTCCTTTTAAATGTATCTTCTGCGTGGGCCGGAAAATGGTGGGCGCAAAGGTGCGGTACCGGGACCCGGTGTCGGTGGTAGATGAGATGGAATACCTCAAAAGCCTGAGTTTTTCCCAGGTTAACATTGCCGATGATCTGTTTACCGCAAGCCGGCCCCACTGCTTCGGCGTGTGTGACGAGATACTGAGGCGGGGCATGAACATTCAGTGGTCCTCCTTTGCCCGGGTGGACCTGGTCAGTTACGATCTGCTCAAAAAAATGAGAGAGGCCGGGTGCGTGGCCGTGAGCTTCGGCGTGGAGACCGCCAACCCGGAGATTCTGAAAACCATTAAAAAAGGGATTACCCTGGAGCAGGTGGAGGCCGCGGTAAAGGCCTGCGCCGATGCCGGGGTGCTGCCCCATGTGTCATTCATCCTGGGTCTGCCCGGTGAAACGCCGGACACCATTGAAGAGACCCGTACCTTTGGTGAAAAGATCAAGGCCATGGGCGCCTCCTACGGATTTCACCTGCTGGCCCCGTTTCCCGGCACCGAAATTCGGGACCGGGCCGCCGAGCTCGGCATTCGCATTCTGACCGATGACTGGCGGGACTATCATGCCAATAAAGCCATTGTGGAAACCGAAAAGGCGAACGCGGCCATGATGGACCGTGTGGCCGGTCAATGGAAGGACGAATTTGACGAATACCTGGGCGATGTGAAAAGAAAGATGGATGAAAACATCGCCACCGAGGAGGAGGCCTGGCAGCTCATCAGCCTGGAAAACACCGTGATCAACTATGACCTGATGATGAAGTCCTCCCTGGAGACAAAAGGGACCTGGTCCGTGGAGAGTGCCGGTGCCGATACCGACGCCCTGCTGACGGACCTGGCCGGCCGGGTGTGCGACGATACCGACTATGGCGTCGCCAGGGTAACCCAGGCACTGAAATGGGCCATGGATAAGGGCAGCCTGGCATGCGCCGTTGAAAACGGCCGCGTCACCTGGGGCTGGAAGGACTATCTTTGA
- a CDS encoding type IV pilus twitching motility protein PilT produces MAKIDAFFRLMHEQGASDLHLLSGLQPALRVRGDIERVKYKVLENDDLRAMLYEIAPEEKVKVFEETGDVDFGYEIQGLARYRVNFFMQRNGVGAVFREIPSTILNAEQLGLPPVVPRLASLPRGLVLLTGPTGSGKSTTLAAIVDEANRTRKDNIITVEDPIEFVHESKSCIVSHREVGIHTKSFSAALRGALREDPDIILVGEMRDLETISLAIEASATGHLVFGTLHTTSAAKTVDRIIEVFPAEQQAQIRSTLADGIRAVISQVLFKRIDKIGRCVAPEILIATPAVRNLIRESKTHQLPSMMQTGKKYGMQLLDDAIMMLYHRGWISAEEAYNKANDKSQFRGFLKSTPKDFTEA; encoded by the coding sequence ATGGCAAAAATTGATGCATTTTTCAGGCTGATGCACGAGCAGGGCGCGTCAGACCTTCACCTGCTCAGCGGTTTGCAGCCCGCTCTCAGGGTTCGGGGCGATATCGAGCGGGTCAAGTACAAAGTCCTGGAAAACGACGACCTTCGGGCCATGCTTTACGAGATCGCCCCTGAAGAAAAGGTCAAGGTGTTTGAAGAGACCGGGGACGTGGACTTCGGTTACGAGATTCAGGGCCTGGCCCGGTACCGCGTCAATTTTTTCATGCAGAGAAACGGCGTGGGCGCCGTGTTCCGGGAGATTCCCAGCACCATTCTCAATGCCGAGCAGCTGGGCCTGCCGCCGGTGGTGCCCAGGCTGGCCTCCCTTCCCCGGGGGCTGGTGCTGCTGACCGGCCCTACCGGCAGCGGTAAGTCCACCACCCTGGCCGCCATCGTGGACGAGGCCAACCGGACCCGGAAAGATAACATCATCACCGTTGAAGACCCCATTGAGTTTGTTCACGAAAGCAAGAGCTGCATCGTGAGCCACCGGGAGGTGGGCATTCACACCAAGTCCTTTTCCGCGGCCCTTCGCGGTGCCCTTCGCGAGGACCCGGACATCATTCTGGTGGGCGAAATGCGGGACCTGGAAACCATCTCCCTGGCCATTGAGGCGTCGGCCACCGGTCACCTGGTGTTCGGCACCCTGCATACCACCAGCGCGGCCAAGACCGTGGATCGTATCATTGAGGTGTTTCCGGCCGAACAGCAGGCCCAGATTCGCTCCACCCTGGCCGACGGCATTCGGGCGGTCATCTCCCAGGTGCTGTTCAAGCGCATCGACAAGATCGGCCGGTGCGTGGCTCCGGAGATTCTCATCGCCACCCCGGCGGTGCGCAACCTGATCCGTGAGTCCAAGACCCACCAGCTGCCCTCCATGATGCAGACCGGTAAAAAATACGGCATGCAGCTTCTGGATGACGCCATCATGATGCTGTATCACAGGGGGTGGATCAGCGCGGAAGAGGCATACAACAAGGCCAACGACAAGTCCCAGTTCAGGGGCTTTCTCAAGAGCACGCCCAAGGATTTTACAGAGGCATGA
- a CDS encoding YggT family protein produces the protein MFVLANFLMAVARVLDIVLTLYMYVIIAQAVLSWVSPDPYNPIVRFIHNLTEPVLYRVRRLLPTVFGGFDFSPIVVILGIVFLQAFVVNSLFMMAQRMG, from the coding sequence ATGTTCGTACTGGCAAATTTTCTGATGGCAGTGGCCAGGGTACTCGACATCGTGTTGACCCTTTATATGTATGTGATCATTGCACAGGCGGTCCTTTCCTGGGTCAGCCCGGATCCCTACAACCCCATTGTCCGATTTATTCACAACCTCACCGAACCGGTGCTGTACCGGGTTCGCAGGCTCCTGCCCACGGTGTTCGGAGGATTTGATTTTTCACCCATTGTGGTGATTCTGGGAATTGTTTTTCTGCAGGCCTTTGTAGTCAACAGCCTGTTTATGATGGCCCAGCGCATGGGATAG
- the cobA gene encoding uroporphyrinogen-III C-methyltransferase, whose amino-acid sequence MKGKVYLVGAGPGDPALITLRGLECIRMADVVVYDYLAADQLLHHRSENAEVIYVGKKGGDHTLSQNKINDLIVEKAEQGLVVTRLKGGDPFIFGRGGEEAEILAARNIPFEIVPGVTSAIAAPAYAGIPLTHREHTTSVSFITGHEDPTKEQSTIHWQALAETGGTLVFLMGVKNLSFIVDRLMEHGRPGTTPAALVRWGTTPMQQTVTGTLDTIVDRVKAAGLQAPCIIVIGGVVNLRETIAWFEASRPLLGKTIVVTRARAQASDFIAALSRLGAACIECPTIRVAPPDDTAPLDTAIDNLAAYDWLVFTSVNGVDRFFARLFEKGGDVRRLGHLKTAVIGPATEQRLLDFGVKSDIVPESFRAESVVEAFTRQDVKGKSVLLPRAAEARPILPEELTKMGARVDEVAAYVTRQDDSAAKTLTEALESGAVDMVTFTSSSTVKNFKALLPKDKSTADRLIKNVAVASIGPITTETAKDEGFAVHVTADAYTIEGLTRAIIDYFKA is encoded by the coding sequence ATGAAAGGAAAAGTTTACCTGGTGGGGGCGGGCCCCGGTGATCCGGCACTGATAACCCTTCGCGGACTCGAGTGCATTCGCATGGCCGATGTGGTGGTCTACGACTACCTGGCCGCCGACCAGCTCCTGCACCACCGGTCGGAAAACGCCGAAGTCATCTACGTGGGAAAAAAAGGCGGGGACCATACCCTTTCCCAGAACAAGATCAACGATCTGATAGTGGAGAAGGCGGAACAGGGGCTGGTGGTGACCCGGCTCAAGGGCGGGGACCCCTTTATATTCGGTCGCGGCGGTGAAGAGGCGGAAATCCTGGCCGCCCGCAACATTCCCTTTGAAATCGTGCCCGGCGTGACCTCGGCCATCGCGGCCCCGGCCTATGCCGGTATTCCCCTGACCCACCGGGAGCATACCACGTCGGTTTCCTTTATCACCGGCCATGAAGATCCCACCAAGGAACAGTCCACCATTCACTGGCAGGCCCTGGCCGAGACCGGCGGCACCCTGGTGTTCCTGATGGGGGTAAAGAACCTCTCTTTTATCGTGGACCGGTTGATGGAACACGGCCGGCCGGGAACCACACCCGCGGCCCTGGTACGATGGGGCACCACGCCCATGCAGCAGACCGTGACCGGCACCCTTGACACCATCGTGGACAGGGTAAAGGCCGCCGGGCTTCAGGCCCCGTGCATCATTGTCATCGGCGGGGTGGTGAACCTGAGAGAGACCATTGCCTGGTTTGAAGCCTCCCGGCCCCTTCTGGGAAAGACCATTGTGGTGACCCGAGCCCGGGCCCAGGCCAGTGATTTTATCGCGGCGCTTTCGCGCCTGGGCGCGGCCTGTATTGAGTGTCCCACCATTCGAGTGGCCCCGCCCGACGATACCGCACCTCTGGACACGGCCATCGACAACCTGGCCGCCTATGACTGGCTGGTCTTTACCAGCGTCAACGGGGTGGACCGTTTCTTTGCCCGGCTGTTTGAAAAAGGTGGAGATGTGCGACGCCTGGGGCATCTTAAAACCGCGGTCATCGGACCGGCCACGGAACAGCGGCTTCTGGATTTCGGCGTAAAAAGCGATATCGTGCCGGAAAGCTTTCGGGCCGAATCGGTGGTGGAGGCATTTACCCGGCAGGACGTGAAAGGCAAAAGCGTACTGCTGCCCAGGGCCGCCGAGGCCCGGCCCATTCTTCCCGAAGAACTGACGAAGATGGGGGCACGGGTGGACGAGGTGGCAGCCTATGTGACACGGCAGGACGATTCCGCGGCCAAAACCCTTACAGAAGCTCTGGAGAGCGGGGCCGTCGACATGGTCACCTTTACCAGCTCCTCTACGGTTAAAAACTTCAAGGCCCTGCTGCCAAAGGACAAGTCCACGGCAGACCGGCTGATAAAGAATGTGGCGGTGGCTTCCATCGGCCCCATCACCACGGAAACCGCGAAAGACGAGGGCTTTGCGGTTCATGTCACCGCGGACGCTTATACGATAGAAGGCCTGACCCGGGCCATCATCGACTATTTTAAGGCATAA
- a CDS encoding FmdB family zinc ribbon protein, whose translation MPIYEYQCDACGKCFETLVMGGKAPKTCEICGAKKIHRVMSACGFQTKDRSGLVTKSAAGSSACAGCTSSSCASCK comes from the coding sequence ATGCCGATTTACGAGTATCAGTGCGACGCCTGCGGAAAGTGTTTTGAAACCCTTGTGATGGGCGGAAAAGCGCCCAAAACCTGCGAGATCTGCGGCGCGAAAAAAATTCACCGGGTGATGTCGGCCTGCGGGTTTCAGACAAAAGACAGGTCCGGCCTGGTGACCAAAAGCGCGGCCGGCAGCTCGGCCTGCGCGGGATGCACCTCTTCTTCCTGCGCAAGCTGCAAATGA
- a CDS encoding formate--tetrahydrofolate ligase has protein sequence MAYDATKMADWQISEEAEKNMPMPEEWCEKLGLEKEEMLAMGRLSKLDFLKIIKRLEAKPDGKYIEVTAITPTPLGEGKSTTSLGLMEGLGARGKSVGGALRQPSGGPTMNVKGTAAGGGNSLLIPMTEFSLGLTGDINDIMNAHNLGMVAMTARMQHERNYNDEQLQRLTGMRRLDIDPTRVEMGWIIDFCAQALRNIVIGLGGRTDGYTMQSKFGIAVGSELMAILAVATDLADLKERINNITVAFDKSGKPVTCRDLEVGNAMAAFMRNTINPTLMSTAEYQPCLVHAGPFANIAVGQSSIIADRVGLKLWDYHVTESGFAADIGFEKFWNVKCRFSGLKPHVSVLTATIRALKMHGGGPKVVAGKALDDAYTKENLALVEKGVENMVHMIGVIRKSGINPVVCVNRFYTDTDAEVAIVKKAAEAAGARCAESKHWEKGGEGALEFADAVIDACEEGNDFDFLYPLEMKLRDRVDKIAREVYGADGVDWSPEATAKAEMLENDPKYADFATMMVKTHLSLTHDPVKKGVPKGWRLPIRDVLIYSGAKFLCPCAGTISLMPGTGSNPAFRRIDVDPATGKVSGLF, from the coding sequence ATGGCTTACGATGCAACAAAAATGGCCGACTGGCAGATTTCCGAGGAAGCGGAAAAGAACATGCCCATGCCCGAAGAGTGGTGTGAGAAGCTGGGACTTGAAAAGGAAGAGATGCTGGCCATGGGCCGGCTGTCCAAGCTGGACTTTCTGAAGATCATCAAACGGCTGGAAGCCAAACCCGACGGCAAGTACATTGAGGTGACTGCCATCACCCCGACCCCGCTGGGAGAGGGCAAAAGCACCACCTCCCTGGGCCTGATGGAAGGCCTGGGCGCCCGGGGCAAAAGTGTGGGCGGTGCTCTGCGCCAGCCCTCCGGCGGCCCCACCATGAACGTCAAGGGCACGGCGGCCGGCGGCGGCAACTCCCTGCTGATTCCCATGACCGAGTTCTCCCTGGGACTGACCGGCGACATCAACGACATCATGAACGCCCACAACCTGGGCATGGTGGCCATGACCGCCCGCATGCAGCACGAGCGCAATTACAACGACGAGCAGCTTCAGCGCCTCACCGGCATGCGCCGCCTGGACATCGATCCCACCCGCGTTGAGATGGGCTGGATCATTGACTTCTGTGCCCAGGCCCTGCGCAACATCGTCATCGGCCTCGGCGGCCGCACCGACGGCTACACCATGCAGTCCAAGTTCGGCATTGCCGTGGGCTCCGAGCTCATGGCCATCCTGGCCGTGGCCACCGACCTGGCCGACCTGAAGGAGCGCATCAACAACATCACCGTGGCCTTTGACAAGTCCGGCAAACCGGTCACCTGCCGTGACCTGGAAGTGGGCAACGCCATGGCCGCCTTCATGCGCAACACCATCAACCCCACCCTCATGAGCACCGCCGAGTACCAGCCCTGCCTGGTGCATGCGGGTCCCTTTGCCAACATCGCCGTGGGCCAGAGCTCCATCATTGCCGACCGCGTGGGCCTCAAGCTGTGGGACTACCATGTCACGGAGTCCGGGTTTGCCGCTGACATCGGTTTTGAAAAATTCTGGAACGTCAAGTGCCGTTTCTCCGGCCTCAAGCCCCATGTGTCGGTTCTGACCGCAACCATCCGCGCACTGAAGATGCACGGCGGCGGCCCCAAGGTCGTGGCCGGCAAGGCCCTGGACGACGCCTACACCAAGGAGAATCTGGCCCTGGTGGAAAAGGGTGTCGAGAACATGGTCCACATGATCGGCGTGATCCGTAAATCCGGCATTAACCCGGTGGTCTGTGTCAACCGCTTCTACACCGACACCGATGCTGAAGTCGCTATCGTTAAGAAAGCGGCCGAGGCGGCCGGCGCCCGCTGCGCCGAGTCCAAGCACTGGGAAAAAGGCGGCGAAGGCGCTTTGGAATTTGCCGATGCCGTTATTGATGCCTGTGAAGAAGGCAATGACTTTGACTTCCTGTATCCGCTGGAGATGAAACTGCGCGACCGTGTTGATAAGATCGCCAGGGAAGTGTACGGCGCCGACGGCGTTGATTGGTCTCCGGAAGCCACGGCCAAGGCCGAAATGCTGGAGAACGATCCCAAGTACGCCGACTTTGCCACCATGATGGTCAAGACCCACCTCTCCCTCACCCACGACCCGGTCAAGAAGGGTGTGCCCAAGGGGTGGCGGCTGCCCATCCGCGACGTGCTGATTTACTCGGGCGCCAAGTTCCTGTGCCCCTGCGCAGGCACCATCAGCCTGATGCCGGGTACCGGTTCCAACCCGGCTTTCCGTCGCATCGACGTTGACCCGGCCACCGGCAAGGTCTCCGGCCTGTTCTAG
- a CDS encoding ferritin family protein yields MPEFGSPFSGLKNNRKLTHAELVRAIRFMVAAEYEAIQLYMQLAESTDNKMAIEVLKDIADEERVHAGEFLRLLHELDPDEAAFYAEGAEEVEEEIAKMKKKKPKAKKKKGS; encoded by the coding sequence ATGCCGGAGTTTGGATCACCATTTTCAGGACTGAAGAACAATCGCAAGCTGACCCATGCCGAACTGGTGAGGGCCATTCGTTTCATGGTGGCCGCCGAATATGAGGCCATTCAGCTTTACATGCAGCTGGCTGAATCCACGGACAACAAAATGGCCATTGAGGTGTTAAAGGACATCGCCGATGAGGAGCGGGTGCACGCGGGCGAGTTTCTGCGGCTGCTGCACGAGCTGGATCCGGATGAGGCGGCTTTTTACGCCGAAGGGGCCGAGGAGGTGGAAGAAGAAATCGCAAAGATGAAGAAAAAGAAGCCAAAGGCAAAAAAGAAAAAGGGTTCCTGA
- a CDS encoding DUF6868 family protein, which yields MDMAMVRNILLWSTLINYGFLLWWFLFFMFTHDWMYRFHGRWFQLSVQQFDAIHYGAMALYKINILVFNLVPLIVLYLVG from the coding sequence ATGGACATGGCAATGGTTCGCAACATTCTTCTGTGGTCCACCCTCATCAACTATGGCTTTCTGCTGTGGTGGTTTCTTTTTTTCATGTTTACCCACGACTGGATGTACCGGTTTCACGGTCGATGGTTCCAACTGTCGGTTCAGCAGTTTGATGCCATCCACTACGGGGCCATGGCGCTTTACAAGATCAATATCCTTGTTTTCAACCTGGTGCCCCTGATTGTTTTGTATCTTGTGGGATGA
- the selA gene encoding L-seryl-tRNA(Sec) selenium transferase: MKQNDHQDPPQDKDRQRQLRLLPGVDRLVEQLTGAAGLETVPVSVLTDAARSTVAGLRQAILSAKKGLAETELAIDAVVMRAAQAARTAMAPNLKPVINATGVVIHTNLGRSPLSREAIDHLVAVASGYSNLEFDLSKGERGIRYAAIEDLLCRLTGAPAAMAVNNNAGAVLLAVETFARDREVIVSRGELVEIGGSFRIPDVIRKSGAILKEVGTTNRTHLKDYENAVSEKTGLLLKVHTSNYGMVGFTAEVDLAGLVELGRHRNIPVMHDLGSGTLIDFKEFGFPHEPTVPEIVATGADVVTFSGDKLLGGPQAGMIVGKNEAVAAIRANPITRALRIDKLTLAALEMTLRAYRDKPAAIRNIPTLRMLTEPLAVVEQKAAALADELKNLDGTRLAVEQVPLVSKAGGGSLPFLEIPSSGVAVSVEGISANRLENLLRAGNPPLIGRIEQDRFIMDLRTVAQSEISVIKEIFAALAAAANGSDGHTKDC, encoded by the coding sequence ATGAAGCAGAATGACCATCAGGACCCCCCGCAGGACAAGGACCGGCAGCGCCAGCTGCGACTGCTGCCCGGCGTGGACCGGCTTGTGGAACAACTGACCGGAGCAGCCGGGCTTGAGACCGTTCCTGTGTCGGTACTCACCGATGCGGCCCGGTCAACCGTGGCCGGCCTGCGGCAGGCCATTCTTTCGGCAAAAAAAGGGCTTGCCGAAACCGAGCTGGCCATCGACGCCGTTGTGATGCGGGCCGCTCAGGCGGCCCGGACCGCCATGGCGCCCAATTTAAAACCGGTGATCAATGCCACGGGCGTGGTGATTCACACCAACCTGGGCCGGTCCCCGCTGTCCAGAGAGGCCATCGACCACCTGGTGGCTGTGGCCTCGGGTTATTCCAACCTTGAATTTGACCTTTCAAAAGGCGAGCGGGGCATTCGGTACGCCGCCATCGAAGACCTGCTGTGCCGACTGACCGGGGCACCGGCCGCCATGGCGGTAAACAACAATGCCGGGGCCGTGCTGCTGGCCGTGGAGACCTTTGCCAGGGACCGGGAGGTGATTGTCTCCCGGGGCGAGCTGGTGGAGATCGGCGGGTCGTTTCGCATTCCCGACGTGATTCGAAAAAGCGGCGCCATCTTAAAAGAGGTGGGCACCACCAACCGGACCCACCTGAAAGATTACGAGAATGCCGTTTCGGAAAAAACCGGCCTGCTGCTCAAGGTCCACACCAGCAACTACGGCATGGTTGGATTTACCGCCGAAGTCGACCTTGCGGGCCTGGTGGAGCTGGGCCGGCACCGCAACATTCCGGTGATGCACGACCTGGGCAGCGGCACCCTGATCGATTTTAAGGAGTTCGGCTTTCCCCACGAGCCCACGGTGCCCGAGATTGTTGCCACCGGCGCGGACGTGGTCACCTTCAGCGGAGACAAGCTGCTGGGCGGGCCCCAGGCCGGCATGATCGTGGGCAAAAATGAGGCCGTGGCCGCCATACGCGCCAATCCGATTACCCGTGCCCTGCGCATCGACAAGCTGACCCTGGCGGCCCTTGAAATGACGCTGCGGGCCTACCGGGACAAACCCGCGGCCATCAGAAACATACCCACCCTGCGCATGCTGACCGAGCCGTTGGCGGTGGTGGAACAGAAGGCCGCGGCCCTGGCCGATGAACTGAAAAACCTGGATGGTACCCGCCTGGCCGTTGAGCAGGTACCCCTGGTGTCAAAGGCCGGGGGCGGCTCCCTGCCGTTTCTTGAAATTCCCAGCAGCGGCGTGGCGGTGTCCGTGGAGGGGATTTCAGCCAACCGGCTGGAAAACCTCTTGCGCGCCGGGAATCCGCCCCTGATCGGCCGGATCGAGCAGGACCGGTTTATCATGGACCTGCGCACCGTTGCGCAATCCGAAATTTCTGTTATAAAGGAAATTTTTGCCGCCCTGGCAGCGGCGGCAAACGGCTCCGATGGCCATACAAAGGATTGCTGA